A portion of the Ricinus communis isolate WT05 ecotype wild-type chromosome 10, ASM1957865v1, whole genome shotgun sequence genome contains these proteins:
- the LOC125371349 gene encoding LOW QUALITY PROTEIN: serine/threonine-protein kinase EDR1-like (The sequence of the model RefSeq protein was modified relative to this genomic sequence to represent the inferred CDS: deleted 2 bases in 1 codon; substituted 1 base at 1 genomic stop codon), whose product MKHIFKKLHIGSGHEPNHRPDETPSPSQSCSSDHRTSSVNAPASPPSTSSSPVIATTIVTSSAMNNNNNSTNNNDNNTNNNNNNNNNNRTDYYASEEDYQIQLALALSASASNSEFREDHENDQIRAATLLSLGNHNNHTHNPTHRIDMPRNKGELAAEALSRQYWEYNVLDYEEKVMDGFYDVFSRSPVVQAKMPSLTELETNPGSSSFEAVVINRAMDHALEELVQVAQCIALDCPATDVGILVQRLAEVVTGHMGGPVKDANIMLARWMERSTDLRKSLHTSALPIGSIDIGLSRIGLYFXGQTYVLADNIRFPCRLVKGSHYTGIEDDAINIIKLEDEREFLVDLMADPGTLIPADVLSAKDTTFKSYNPNINIIAGLQSPNESEIIYTRSSPSFGEGSSQNSSMDGSLPLDRRSSNETAESLASFSGASSNVGVGSSGGPSKVASSNQHGNISSLAIGYKGGRGTHAVADAVRMNVNVIPYGQNSLEDSRNLFSDLNPFQIKGTGKSFMHNKPAENKVEDFHGQKDNLLPGRPPAPLKWKNRYAYNEVPRKKEYDYIEGLFPGISREPNGYNQSSLASSSSTMSEKVYPQGLNSSSSSNTSSRDGDAWNSSSGTNSALASGMNQCYKSSLVEEANSDFKEESPRDAKNFQNDAEVTIRDDENNEIGFQDRRKCTHDRFMGINLKLKESSSSSIDSGKNKVDQIFDDVDVGECEIPWEDLDLGERIGLGSYGEVYHADWNGTEVAVKKFLDQDFSGAALAEFKREVRIMRRLRHPNVVLFMGAVTRPPNLSIISEFLPRGSLYRILHRPHCQIDEKRRIKMALDVARGMNCLHSSIPTIVHRDLKSPNLLVDKNWNVKVCDFGLSRLKHNTFLSSKSTAGTPEWMAPEVLRNEPSNEKCDVYSFGVILWELATLRLPWSGMNPMQVVGAVGFQNRRLEIPKDIDPKVAMIIWQCWQS is encoded by the exons GCTTCAGAGGAAGATTACCAGATACAGCTAGCGCTGGCGCTGAGTGCGAGCGCGTCGAATTCGGAGTTTAGAGAAGATCACGAAAATGATCAGATCAGAGCAGCGACGCTGTTGAGTTTGGGA AATCATAATAATCATACTCATAATCCTACTCATCGGATCGATATGCCCAGGAATAAAGGAGAGCTTGCTGCTGAGGCCTTGTCTAGGCAATACTGG GAATACAATGTGCTGGACTATGAAGAGAAAGTAATGGATGGTTTTTATGATGTGTTCTCCAGAAGTCCAGTAGTCCAAGCAAAAATGCCATCTCTCACAGAACTAGAAACAAACCCTGGGAGTTCTAGTTTTGAAGCAGTAGTAATAAACCGAGCAATGGATCATGCATTGGAAGAGTTGGTCCAAGTTGCACAATGTATTGCTCTAGATTGCCCTGCTACAGATGTTGGCATTTTAGTACAGCGACTGGCAGAAGTTGTCACAGGACATATGGGTGGGCCAGTAAAGGATGCTAATATAATGTTGGCAAGGTGGATGGAAAGAAGCACAGATTTGAGGAAATCTCTCCACACAAGTGCATTGCCTATTGGGTCGATAGATATTGGTTTGTCTCGCATCGGGCTTTACTTTTAAGGTCAGACTTAT GTATTGGCTGACAATATAAGGTTTCCTTGCCGGCTGGTGAAGGGTAGCCATTACACTGGTATAGAGGATGATGCTATCAACATAATAAAGTTAGAAGATGAGAG GGAGTTTTTGGTTGATCTCATGGCAGATCCTGGGACACTAATACCAGCTGATGTTCTGAGTGCAAAAGACACTACCtttaaatcatataatccaaacataaatataatcgCCGGTCTTCAGTCTCCTAATGAGtctgaaattatttatacaagATCAAGCCCATCATTTGGTGAAGGCAGTAGTCAGAACTCTTCAATGGATGGTAGTTTGCCTCTGGATAGAAGGTCAAGTAATGAAACTGCAGAATCCTTGGCTTCATTCTCTGGTGCTAGTTCCAATGTTGGTGTTGGTTCTTCTGGAGGACCTAGTAAAGTAGCTTCTTCTAATCAACATGGTAATATTTCCTCCTTGGCTATTGGGTACAAGGGGGGTCGTGGAACCCATGCAGTTGCTGATGCTGTGCGGATGAATGTCAATGTGATTCCATATGGTCAAAATAGCTTGGAGGATTCTAGAAACCTTTTTTCAGATCTTAATCCATTCCAGATCAAAGGAACAGGCAAAAGTTTCATGCATAACAAACCTGCTGAGAATAAAGTTGAGGACTTTCATGGGCAGAAAGATAATCTCCTTCCTGGTCGACCCCCTGCACCATTGAAGTGGAAAAATCGatatgcatataatgaagtccctaggaaaaaagaatatgattATATAGAGGGTCTCTTTCCAGGCATTTCTCGTGAACCAAATGGCTATAATCAGTCATCTTTGGCTTCATCAAGTTCTACTATGTCTGAGAAGGTATATCCTCAGGGTCTCAACTCATCCAGTAGTTCAAATACGTCCAGCAGAGATGGTGATGCTTGGAATTCTTCTAGTGGTACCAATTCAGCTTTGGCATCTGGCATGAATCAATGCTACAAGTCATCTTTAGTTGAGGAAGCAAACTCAGACTTCAAAGAAGAAAGTCCTAGGGATGCAAAGAATTTCCAAAATGATGCAGAAGTGACCATTAGAGatgatgaaaataatgaaattggTTTCCAAGATCGTAGAAAGTGCACGCATGACAGATTTATGGGGATCAATCTGAAACTAAAAGAAAGTTCTAGCTCATCAATTGATTCCGGCAAAAACAAGGTTGATCAAATATTTGATGATGTAGATGTGGGTGAGTGTGAAATTCCTTGGGAAGATCTGGATCTTGGTGAGAGGATTGGACTAG GTTCATATGGGGAAGTCTATCATGCTGACTGGAATGGCACG GAGGTTGCTGTGAAGAAATTTTTAGACCAGGATTTCTCAGGTGCTGCTTTAGCTGAATTCAAAAGAGAA GTGCGAATAATGCGGAGATTACGCCATCCAAATGTTGTTCTCTTTATGGGTGCTGTTACACGCCCTCCGAATCTCTCTATCATTTCGGAGTTTCTTCCTAG GGGGAGTTTGTATCGGATTCTTCATCGTCCTCACTGTCAAATTGATGAGAAGCGTAGAATTAAGATGGCTCTCGATGTG GCAAGGGGTATGAATTGCTTGCATTCCAGTATACCTACAATTGTTCACCGGGATTTGAAGTCACCAAATCTTTTGGTTGATAAAAACTGGAATGTGAAG GTTTGTGATTTTGGGTTATCACGCTTGAAGCATAACACCTTTTTGTCATCCAAATCAACTGCAGGAACA CCTGAGTGGATGGCACCAGAAGTTCTCCGTAATGAACCCTCAAATGAGAA GTGTGATGTATATAGTTTTGGGGTCATTCTTTGGGAGCTTGCTACGCTAAGATTGCCATGGAGTGGGATGAATCCAATGCAAGTTGTGGGTGCAGTTGGTTTCCAGAATCGTCGCCTCGAAATTCCCAAGGATATCGACCCTAAAGTCGCAATGATAATTTGGCAATGTTGGCAGTCGTAA